The nucleotide window CGCGCAAAAAAGAAGTAGGAGTACCATTGTGACAGCTCCTGTATGCGAGACATTTTTACTTGAAGAAAAGGGTTCCGTACTCTTTGCCACCTTGAATCGTCCAAAGGCTCGCAACGCGATGAGCCTGAAGATGGTAAAAGAGCTGAATGCGATCTGCGAGTGGTTGGAGAATGGCTCTGAGATACGTGCTCTTGTTTTACGTGGAGCGGATGGCCATTTTTGTGCCGGCGGCGACATCAAGGATATGGCTCAGGCCCGTGCTTTAGCCATGAGCGGGGAGGCTGGTGATACCGACCCTTACTTCGACCTTAACAAGGTTTTCGGCGAAGCAATTCAGCGGGT belongs to Deltaproteobacteria bacterium and includes:
- a CDS encoding enoyl-CoA hydratase/isomerase family protein; the encoded protein is MVTAPVCETFLLEEKGSVLFATLNRPKARNAMSLKMVKELNAICEWLENGSEIRALVLRGADGHFCAGGDIKDMAQARALAMSGEAGDTDPYFDLNKVFGEAIQRVEHLPQVVVAVLEGAVLGGGFGLASVCDIGMVHQDAKLGMPETTLGLIPAQIAPFVVRRIGLTQTRRLALLGTKIRGSEALALGL